In Eubalaena glacialis isolate mEubGla1 chromosome 4, mEubGla1.1.hap2.+ XY, whole genome shotgun sequence, one DNA window encodes the following:
- the SLC36A2 gene encoding proton-coupled amino acid transporter 2 isoform X1, whose product MPMTKSACGPQGAVDLKLDLKSSYESAKKLQNKDSGFLDGSPSESPDSETTKGITAFQTLVHLVKGNIGTGILGLPLAMKNAGILMGPLSLLAMGFISCHCMHILVRCAQHFCHRLNKPFMDYGDTVMHGLEGSPSTWLRNHAHWGRRMVSFFLIVTQMGFCCVYIVFLADNLKQVVEAVNSTTNNCHYNGTVILTPTVDSRLYMLAFLPLLVLIVLIRNLRVLTIFSLLANITMLVSLIIITQSIIQGIPDPSHLPLVANWKTYSLFFGTAVFSFESIGVVLPLENKMKDARRFPVILSLGMSIVTALYVSIGTLGYLRFGNDIKASITLNLPNCWLYQSVKILYIIGILCTYALQFYVPAEIIIPFATSQVSKRWALPLDLFIRFAMVSLTCILAILIPRLDLVLSLVGSLSSSALALIIPPLLEITTYYSEGMSPITIIKDALISILGFVGFVMGTYQALDELIQSEDPLTFSNSTIFVQ is encoded by the exons ATGCCCATGACAAAGAGTGCCTGTGGTCCCCAGGGAGCTGTTGACCTCAAACTGGACCTCAAATCCTCTTACGAAAGTGCCAAGAAGTTGCAGAACAAGGATTCCGGTTTCTTGGATGGAAGCCCTTCTGAGTCGCCGGACTCAGAGACGACCAAGGGCATAAC aGCATTCCAGACCTTGGTTCACCTGGTGAAAGGTAACATAGGCACAGGGATCCTGGGACTACCCTTGGCTATGAAGAATGCAGGCATCCTG ATGGGCCCTCTCAGTTTGCTGGCTATGGGCTTCATCTCCTGCCACTGTATGCACATCCTGGTCAGGTGCGCCCAGCACTTCTGCCACAG ACTGAACAAGCCCTTTATGGACTACGGGGACACGGTGATGCATGGACTAGAAGGCAGCCCCAGCACCTGGCTCCGGAACCACGCCCACTGGGGAAG gCGTATGGTGAGCTTCTTTCTTATAGTCACCCAGATGGGCTTCTGCTGCGTGTACATTGTGTTTCTGGCTGATAATTTAAAACAG GTAGTGGAAGCGGTTAATAGCACAACCAACAACTGCCATTACAACGGGACAGTGATCCTGACGCCCACCGTGGACTCTCGACTCTACATGCTCGCCTTCCTGCCCCTCCTGGTGCTGATAGTCCTCATCCGGAACCTCAGGGTTCtgaccatcttctccctgttGGCCAACATCACCATGCTGGTCAGCTTGATCATCATCACCCAGTCCATCATCCAG GGAATTCCAGACCCCAGCCACTTGCCACTGGTAGCAAATTGGAAGACCTACTCGCTCTTCTTTGGAACAGCCGTTTTTTCATTTGAAAGCATTGGTGTG GTTCTGCCCCTGGAAAACAAGATGAAGGATGCCCGCCGCTTCCCAGTCATCCTGTCTTTGGGAATGTCCATCGTTACTGCCCTCTACGTCAGCATCGGGACTCTGGGCTACCTGCGGTTCGGAAACGACATCAAGGCCAGCATAACCCTTAACCTGCCCAACTGCTG GCTGTACCAGTCGGTCAAGATCCTCTACATAATTGGCATCCTGTGCACCTACGCCCTGCAGTTCTACGTCCCTGCAGAAATCATCATTCCCTTCGCCACCTCCCAGGTGTCAAAGCGCTGGGCACTGCCTCTGGACTTGTTCATCCGCTTTGCCATGGTCAGCCTGACAT GCATCTTGGCCATCCTCATCCCCCGCCTGGACCTGGTCCTCTCTCTGGTGGGCTCCCTGAGCAGCAGTGCGCTGGCCCTCATCATCCCACCCCTCCTGGAGATCACCACCTACTACTCAGAGGGCATGAgtcccatcaccatcatcaaggACGCCCTGATCAGCATCCTGGGCTTCGTGGGCTTTGTGATGGGGACCTACCAGGCCCTGGACGAGCTGATCCAGTCAGAAGACCCTCTCACCTTTTCCAACTCCACCATTTTTGTTCAGTGA
- the SLC36A2 gene encoding proton-coupled amino acid transporter 2 isoform X2, giving the protein MRIQWDQGYENYCTHARLNKPFMDYGDTVMHGLEGSPSTWLRNHAHWGRRMVSFFLIVTQMGFCCVYIVFLADNLKQVVEAVNSTTNNCHYNGTVILTPTVDSRLYMLAFLPLLVLIVLIRNLRVLTIFSLLANITMLVSLIIITQSIIQGIPDPSHLPLVANWKTYSLFFGTAVFSFESIGVVLPLENKMKDARRFPVILSLGMSIVTALYVSIGTLGYLRFGNDIKASITLNLPNCWLYQSVKILYIIGILCTYALQFYVPAEIIIPFATSQVSKRWALPLDLFIRFAMVSLTCILAILIPRLDLVLSLVGSLSSSALALIIPPLLEITTYYSEGMSPITIIKDALISILGFVGFVMGTYQALDELIQSEDPLTFSNSTIFVQ; this is encoded by the exons ATGAGGATCCAGTGGGATCAAGGATATGAGAACTACTGTACCCATGCAAG ACTGAACAAGCCCTTTATGGACTACGGGGACACGGTGATGCATGGACTAGAAGGCAGCCCCAGCACCTGGCTCCGGAACCACGCCCACTGGGGAAG gCGTATGGTGAGCTTCTTTCTTATAGTCACCCAGATGGGCTTCTGCTGCGTGTACATTGTGTTTCTGGCTGATAATTTAAAACAG GTAGTGGAAGCGGTTAATAGCACAACCAACAACTGCCATTACAACGGGACAGTGATCCTGACGCCCACCGTGGACTCTCGACTCTACATGCTCGCCTTCCTGCCCCTCCTGGTGCTGATAGTCCTCATCCGGAACCTCAGGGTTCtgaccatcttctccctgttGGCCAACATCACCATGCTGGTCAGCTTGATCATCATCACCCAGTCCATCATCCAG GGAATTCCAGACCCCAGCCACTTGCCACTGGTAGCAAATTGGAAGACCTACTCGCTCTTCTTTGGAACAGCCGTTTTTTCATTTGAAAGCATTGGTGTG GTTCTGCCCCTGGAAAACAAGATGAAGGATGCCCGCCGCTTCCCAGTCATCCTGTCTTTGGGAATGTCCATCGTTACTGCCCTCTACGTCAGCATCGGGACTCTGGGCTACCTGCGGTTCGGAAACGACATCAAGGCCAGCATAACCCTTAACCTGCCCAACTGCTG GCTGTACCAGTCGGTCAAGATCCTCTACATAATTGGCATCCTGTGCACCTACGCCCTGCAGTTCTACGTCCCTGCAGAAATCATCATTCCCTTCGCCACCTCCCAGGTGTCAAAGCGCTGGGCACTGCCTCTGGACTTGTTCATCCGCTTTGCCATGGTCAGCCTGACAT GCATCTTGGCCATCCTCATCCCCCGCCTGGACCTGGTCCTCTCTCTGGTGGGCTCCCTGAGCAGCAGTGCGCTGGCCCTCATCATCCCACCCCTCCTGGAGATCACCACCTACTACTCAGAGGGCATGAgtcccatcaccatcatcaaggACGCCCTGATCAGCATCCTGGGCTTCGTGGGCTTTGTGATGGGGACCTACCAGGCCCTGGACGAGCTGATCCAGTCAGAAGACCCTCTCACCTTTTCCAACTCCACCATTTTTGTTCAGTGA